One window of the Perca flavescens isolate YP-PL-M2 chromosome 16, PFLA_1.0, whole genome shotgun sequence genome contains the following:
- the sh2d3ca gene encoding SH2 domain-containing protein 3C isoform X4, with the protein MGVSYMEPAGSRAEYVQFSKEKYLLESPPEKLRKELEEELKLSAADIRSHGWYHGHIPREVSETLVVRNGDFLVRDSLTSVGDYVLTCRWDNEVLHFKISKVLVKSNETKVQYMLESDSFDSVQELVRFYVGQRKLVSQSSGVHIYCPVSRTLPLRYLEATFALACSKQGSAYSPSSQRGAYIKRRSVTMTDGLTTEKMIPHSDSDSPSPVKTPVAPPEPEPELGPNCSPSTIHHHKDAMRNCAMSMDQIQEFRCPLSPVEETPLSPAYSAITRQRAHSGGRVLAVVPPSPVMRRSSDPQVSPSASNNPPEHPAHTSHSAHSTPAHHPSYQSHCSDTAGSYCDLRPCPAGPPKPPTKSYVERLRVEEGREDVAREEGEGMFSAPQVETASSFRPSRYESCLMPAENKPLEMSVLKRVKELLAEVDARTAAKHITMVDCTVARILGVTSDMQRMMGVSSGLELLTLPHGHQLRLDLLERFYTMSIMMAVDLLGCTGSTEERAALLHKTIQLAAELKSNLGNMFGFAAVMRALELPQISRLEQTWITLRQRHTEGAILYEKKLKPFMKNMNDGKELNALSNTSLPHIIPVLSLLERGMAVGEALEPWESAEVGVDVVMYHLEAARTIAHHGGIYRTNTETKLQGFQERAEIHEIFQTEFQMRLLWGSRGSEGSQSERYEKFDKVLTALSHKLEPPVRHSEL; encoded by the exons GTGTCAGAGACTCTGGTTGTACGTAATGGGGATTTCCTCGTGCGTGACTCTCTGACCAGTGTGGGTGACTATGTACTGACCTGTCGATGGGATAATGAGGTGCTGCACTTCAAAATCAGCAAAGTCCTGGTCAAATCCAATGAGACCAAG GTGCAGTATATGTTGGAGTCCGACAGCTTCGACTCGGTCCAGGAGCTTGTGAGGTTTTACGTGGGCCAGCGCAAACTGGTCTCCCAGTCCAGCGGAGTCCACATCTACTGTCCAGTCAGCAGGACGCTCCCCCTGCGCTACCTGGAGGCCACCTTTGCTCTGGCCTGCAGCAAGCAAGGCTCCGCCTACTCACCGTCCAGTCAGAGGGGAGCGTACATCAAGAGACGGAGCGTCACCATGACCGATGGGCTGACGACTGAGAAGATGATACCTCACAG TGACTCAGACAGTCCCAGTCCAGTTAAGACACCAGTGGCACCACCAGAACCAGAGCCGGAACTTGGGCCCAActgcag CCCGTCGACAATCCACCACCATAAGGACGCGATGCGGAACTGTGCGATGAGCATGGACCAGATTCAGGAGTTTCGCTGCCCCTTGTCACCTGTTGAGGAAACCCCACTGAGTCCTGCATATAGTGCTA TCACCAGGCAGAGAGCCCACTCAGGCGGGCGGGTCCTGGCTGTCGTCCCACCCTCCCCTGTGATGCGTCGTTCCAGCGACCCTCAGGTCAGCCCCTCAGCCAGTAACAACCCGCCAGAGCATCCCGCGCATACCTCTCACTCGGCACACTCCACACCCGCCCATCATCCCAGCTACCAATCACATTGCTCAGATACAGCAGGGAGCTACTGTGACCTCAGACCTTGCCCTGCTGGGCCCCCTAAACCTCCAACTAAGAGCTACGTGGAGCGATTGCGAGtggaagaagggagggaggacgTAGcaagggaggaaggagaggggaTGTTCAGCGCCCCACAAGTGGAGACTGCGTCCTCGTTTAGGCCATCCAG GTACGAGTCTTGCCTTATGCCAGCTGAGAATAAGCCTCTAGAGATGTCTGTGCTGAAGAGAGTCAAAGAGCTGCTGGCTGAGGTGGATGCAAGGACTGCAGCTAAACACATCACCATGGTGGACTGCACG GTGGCTAGAATATTAGGTGTAACGTCAGACATGCAAAGGATGATGGGagtgtcctcagggttggagtTACTGACACTACCACATGGACACCAGCTACGACTTGACCTACTGGAGAG GTTTTATACCATGTCTATCATGATGGCGGTGGACCTGCTGGGTTGTACAGGAAGCACAGAGGAGAGGGCGGCCCTGCTCCACAAGACCATCCAATTGGCAGCAGAGTTGAAAAGCAACCTGGGCAACATGTTTGGCTTTGCTGCTGTGATGAGAGCGCTGGAGCTGCCACAA ATTTCGCGCCTGGAGCAGACGTGGATAACGTTACgccagagacacacagagggcGCTATTCTTTATGAGAAGAAGCTCAAACCTTTCATGAAGAATATGAACGATGGCAAAG AGTTGAATGCCCTGTCCAACACCTCCCTCCCCCACATCATTCCCGTCCTCTCCTTATTGGAGCGGGGTATGGCTGTAGGGGAGGCGCTGGAGCCCTGGGAGAGTGCAGAGGTTGGCGTAGACGTGGTCATGTACCACCTAGAGGCAGCTCGTACCATTGCACATCACGGGGGGATCTATAGAACCAACACTGAGACCAAACTGCAGG GATTCCAGGAGCGAGCAGAAATACACGAGATCTTCCAGACAGAGTTTCAGATGCGTCTCCTGTGGGGCAGCCGCGGCTCTGagggcagccaatcagagcgttaCGAGAAGTTCGACAAGGTCCTCACCGCTCTGTCACACAAGCTTGAGCCTCCTGTGCGCCATAGCGAGCTATAG
- the sh2d3ca gene encoding SH2 domain-containing protein 3C isoform X3: MTERCSLWSALSAAACCFYRGSFMQVQFSKEKYLLESPPEKLRKELEEELKLSAADIRSHGWYHGHIPREVSETLVVRNGDFLVRDSLTSVGDYVLTCRWDNEVLHFKISKVLVKSNETKVQYMLESDSFDSVQELVRFYVGQRKLVSQSSGVHIYCPVSRTLPLRYLEATFALACSKQGSAYSPSSQRGAYIKRRSVTMTDGLTTEKMIPHSDSDSPSPVKTPVAPPEPEPELGPNCSPSTIHHHKDAMRNCAMSMDQIQEFRCPLSPVEETPLSPAYSAITRQRAHSGGRVLAVVPPSPVMRRSSDPQVSPSASNNPPEHPAHTSHSAHSTPAHHPSYQSHCSDTAGSYCDLRPCPAGPPKPPTKSYVERLRVEEGREDVAREEGEGMFSAPQVETASSFRPSRYESCLMPAENKPLEMSVLKRVKELLAEVDARTAAKHITMVDCTVARILGVTSDMQRMMGVSSGLELLTLPHGHQLRLDLLERFYTMSIMMAVDLLGCTGSTEERAALLHKTIQLAAELKSNLGNMFGFAAVMRALELPQISRLEQTWITLRQRHTEGAILYEKKLKPFMKNMNDGKELNALSNTSLPHIIPVLSLLERGMAVGEALEPWESAEVGVDVVMYHLEAARTIAHHGGIYRTNTETKLQGFQERAEIHEIFQTEFQMRLLWGSRGSEGSQSERYEKFDKVLTALSHKLEPPVRHSEL; encoded by the exons GTGTCAGAGACTCTGGTTGTACGTAATGGGGATTTCCTCGTGCGTGACTCTCTGACCAGTGTGGGTGACTATGTACTGACCTGTCGATGGGATAATGAGGTGCTGCACTTCAAAATCAGCAAAGTCCTGGTCAAATCCAATGAGACCAAG GTGCAGTATATGTTGGAGTCCGACAGCTTCGACTCGGTCCAGGAGCTTGTGAGGTTTTACGTGGGCCAGCGCAAACTGGTCTCCCAGTCCAGCGGAGTCCACATCTACTGTCCAGTCAGCAGGACGCTCCCCCTGCGCTACCTGGAGGCCACCTTTGCTCTGGCCTGCAGCAAGCAAGGCTCCGCCTACTCACCGTCCAGTCAGAGGGGAGCGTACATCAAGAGACGGAGCGTCACCATGACCGATGGGCTGACGACTGAGAAGATGATACCTCACAG TGACTCAGACAGTCCCAGTCCAGTTAAGACACCAGTGGCACCACCAGAACCAGAGCCGGAACTTGGGCCCAActgcag CCCGTCGACAATCCACCACCATAAGGACGCGATGCGGAACTGTGCGATGAGCATGGACCAGATTCAGGAGTTTCGCTGCCCCTTGTCACCTGTTGAGGAAACCCCACTGAGTCCTGCATATAGTGCTA TCACCAGGCAGAGAGCCCACTCAGGCGGGCGGGTCCTGGCTGTCGTCCCACCCTCCCCTGTGATGCGTCGTTCCAGCGACCCTCAGGTCAGCCCCTCAGCCAGTAACAACCCGCCAGAGCATCCCGCGCATACCTCTCACTCGGCACACTCCACACCCGCCCATCATCCCAGCTACCAATCACATTGCTCAGATACAGCAGGGAGCTACTGTGACCTCAGACCTTGCCCTGCTGGGCCCCCTAAACCTCCAACTAAGAGCTACGTGGAGCGATTGCGAGtggaagaagggagggaggacgTAGcaagggaggaaggagaggggaTGTTCAGCGCCCCACAAGTGGAGACTGCGTCCTCGTTTAGGCCATCCAG GTACGAGTCTTGCCTTATGCCAGCTGAGAATAAGCCTCTAGAGATGTCTGTGCTGAAGAGAGTCAAAGAGCTGCTGGCTGAGGTGGATGCAAGGACTGCAGCTAAACACATCACCATGGTGGACTGCACG GTGGCTAGAATATTAGGTGTAACGTCAGACATGCAAAGGATGATGGGagtgtcctcagggttggagtTACTGACACTACCACATGGACACCAGCTACGACTTGACCTACTGGAGAG GTTTTATACCATGTCTATCATGATGGCGGTGGACCTGCTGGGTTGTACAGGAAGCACAGAGGAGAGGGCGGCCCTGCTCCACAAGACCATCCAATTGGCAGCAGAGTTGAAAAGCAACCTGGGCAACATGTTTGGCTTTGCTGCTGTGATGAGAGCGCTGGAGCTGCCACAA ATTTCGCGCCTGGAGCAGACGTGGATAACGTTACgccagagacacacagagggcGCTATTCTTTATGAGAAGAAGCTCAAACCTTTCATGAAGAATATGAACGATGGCAAAG AGTTGAATGCCCTGTCCAACACCTCCCTCCCCCACATCATTCCCGTCCTCTCCTTATTGGAGCGGGGTATGGCTGTAGGGGAGGCGCTGGAGCCCTGGGAGAGTGCAGAGGTTGGCGTAGACGTGGTCATGTACCACCTAGAGGCAGCTCGTACCATTGCACATCACGGGGGGATCTATAGAACCAACACTGAGACCAAACTGCAGG GATTCCAGGAGCGAGCAGAAATACACGAGATCTTCCAGACAGAGTTTCAGATGCGTCTCCTGTGGGGCAGCCGCGGCTCTGagggcagccaatcagagcgttaCGAGAAGTTCGACAAGGTCCTCACCGCTCTGTCACACAAGCTTGAGCCTCCTGTGCGCCATAGCGAGCTATAG